From Lentimicrobiaceae bacterium, a single genomic window includes:
- the htpG gene encoding molecular chaperone HtpG has product MQSGKINVQTENIFPIIKKFLYSDHEIFLRELISNAVDATQKLKALSSMGNVKEDLGDLTIEVILDKEKGTLTVKDNGVGMSAEEVDKYINQIAFSGAEEFVKKYKGKSEAESAQLIGHFGLGFYSSFMVSKKVEIITKTYKKGPGSKAVKWECDGSPEYTLTETEKSTRGTEIVLYIADDSKEFLEEMRILDLLKKYCKFLPVPIRFGNEKTWEKIEGEKDDKGNDKYDEIEKPRFINNTNPAWKRKPADLNEEDYNNFYRELYPTLFENPLFNIHLNVDYPFNLTGILYFPKVKRNFEVQKEKIQLYSNQVFVTDSVEGIVPDFLTLMHGVLDSPDIPLNVSRSYLQSDSNVKKISNHIMKKVADKLEEIFKNNREDFEKKWDDIRIFIEYGIISEPKFYDRAEKFCLLKDTDGKYHTFEEYKELIKNAQTNKEQKLVYLYTSDTVEQHSFIETATSRGYNVLVMDGPIDNHFVNTLEQKFENTSFVRVDADVIDKLIAKEDAMPSKLSDEERDKLKPVFEEVAGKEHYTVMFESMSETDMPVQITRPEFMRRMKDMSMMGGGAMYMGGLPDSFNLVINGNHPLITKMSEEKDEDHKKTLAKQLVDLAKLSQNLLKGEDLTGFIKRSINIIE; this is encoded by the coding sequence ATGCAATCGGGAAAAATCAATGTTCAGACGGAAAACATATTTCCAATCATTAAAAAATTCCTGTACTCAGATCATGAAATATTCCTGAGGGAACTTATTTCGAATGCCGTAGATGCCACACAAAAACTTAAAGCGCTCTCCTCTATGGGCAATGTTAAAGAGGATTTGGGCGACCTTACCATTGAAGTGATTCTTGACAAAGAAAAAGGCACACTCACCGTTAAGGATAATGGAGTTGGCATGTCGGCCGAAGAAGTTGACAAATATATCAATCAGATAGCATTCTCAGGCGCCGAGGAATTTGTAAAAAAATACAAAGGCAAAAGCGAAGCAGAATCTGCTCAGTTAATCGGACATTTTGGACTTGGATTCTACTCCTCATTCATGGTTTCAAAAAAAGTAGAAATCATTACCAAAACCTATAAAAAAGGCCCCGGCTCAAAAGCTGTGAAATGGGAATGCGACGGCAGTCCTGAATATACACTCACTGAAACTGAAAAAAGCACAAGAGGAACTGAAATCGTGCTGTATATTGCCGACGACTCCAAAGAATTTCTGGAGGAGATGCGCATACTCGACCTTCTGAAAAAATACTGCAAATTCCTGCCTGTTCCTATTCGTTTTGGAAACGAAAAAACATGGGAGAAAATTGAAGGTGAAAAAGATGACAAAGGGAATGACAAATATGATGAAATTGAAAAACCCCGCTTCATCAACAATACCAACCCTGCCTGGAAACGTAAACCAGCCGATTTGAACGAAGAGGATTACAACAATTTCTATCGCGAGCTTTACCCCACCCTTTTTGAAAATCCGTTATTCAATATTCACCTGAACGTTGACTATCCGTTTAACCTTACCGGAATTCTGTATTTCCCGAAAGTTAAACGCAATTTTGAAGTACAAAAAGAAAAAATTCAACTCTATTCAAACCAGGTATTTGTTACCGATTCAGTCGAAGGCATTGTACCTGACTTTTTAACGCTGATGCACGGTGTACTTGATTCTCCTGACATCCCGCTTAACGTTTCGCGTTCATATCTGCAAAGCGATTCAAACGTAAAAAAGATATCGAACCACATTATGAAAAAAGTGGCCGATAAACTGGAGGAGATTTTTAAAAACAACCGTGAAGATTTTGAGAAAAAATGGGATGATATCCGCATTTTCATTGAATATGGTATTATTTCGGAGCCAAAATTCTACGACAGAGCTGAAAAATTTTGCCTGCTTAAAGATACTGACGGAAAATACCACACTTTTGAAGAGTACAAAGAGCTCATTAAAAATGCGCAAACCAACAAAGAACAAAAGCTTGTTTACCTCTATACTTCCGACACAGTTGAGCAGCACAGTTTCATTGAAACCGCTACCAGCAGGGGTTACAATGTTCTTGTAATGGACGGTCCGATTGACAACCATTTTGTGAATACACTTGAGCAGAAATTTGAAAACACCTCCTTTGTAAGGGTTGATGCTGATGTGATAGACAAGCTTATTGCAAAAGAAGACGCAATGCCTTCAAAACTGAGTGATGAAGAGCGCGACAAGCTGAAACCGGTTTTTGAAGAAGTTGCCGGCAAAGAACATTATACCGTTATGTTTGAAAGCATGAGCGAAACCGACATGCCTGTTCAGATTACCCGTCCGGAATTTATGCGCCGCATGAAAGACATGTCGATGATGGGCGGAGGTGCAATGTACATGGGCGGATTACCTGACTCTTTCAACCTGGTAATTAATGGAAATCATCCGCTGATTACCAAAATGAGTGAAGAAAAAGATGAAGACCATAAAAAAACATTGGCCAAACAATTGGTTGATTTGGCCAAGCTTTCGCAAAACCTGCTCAAAGGAGAAGACCTCACAGGTTTTATTAAGCGAAGCATAAACATTATTGAATAA
- a CDS encoding branched-chain amino acid aminotransferase, producing MQDIDWSHLPFGYVKTDYNVRCYYRDGKWGELETSSSEFISIHMAASSLHYGQEAFEGMKAFRGKDGKIRIFRWEENAKRMESSANGVMMSVVPHELFLKAIVQAVKLNERFIPPYGTGASLYLRPLLIGSGARVGVKPADEYLFLVFVTPVGPYFKEGFKPVSMMIARDHDRAAPNGTGRFKVGGNYAASLTAGEEAHADGYAAAIFLDAREKKYIDEAGPANFFGIKGNKYITPKSDSILPSITNKSLMDLARDMGMEVEVRPVPVEELAEFDETGACGTAAVISPICKIVDHVTGDVYQYCKDGNAGPVSTKLYKRLQGIQFGDEPDVFNWNYVIE from the coding sequence ATGCAAGATATTGACTGGAGCCACTTACCATTTGGGTATGTGAAAACCGACTACAATGTTCGCTGTTATTACAGAGATGGAAAATGGGGAGAACTGGAAACTTCATCCTCAGAATTTATCAGCATTCATATGGCTGCCTCATCGTTACACTATGGTCAGGAAGCATTTGAAGGGATGAAAGCCTTCAGAGGAAAAGATGGAAAAATCAGAATTTTCCGCTGGGAAGAGAATGCAAAGCGTATGGAAAGTTCAGCCAATGGGGTAATGATGTCAGTTGTTCCCCACGAATTGTTTTTAAAAGCTATTGTTCAGGCTGTTAAGCTGAACGAAAGATTTATTCCGCCTTACGGAACGGGCGCATCACTCTACCTTCGCCCATTATTGATTGGCAGTGGAGCCCGTGTTGGTGTAAAACCGGCTGATGAGTATCTGTTTCTTGTATTCGTTACACCGGTTGGGCCTTACTTTAAGGAAGGATTTAAGCCAGTGTCTATGATGATTGCACGCGATCATGACAGGGCTGCTCCCAATGGAACCGGTCGGTTTAAAGTAGGCGGAAATTATGCTGCCAGTTTAACTGCCGGTGAAGAAGCTCATGCCGATGGTTATGCTGCTGCTATTTTCCTCGATGCAAGAGAAAAGAAATATATTGATGAAGCGGGTCCTGCCAACTTCTTCGGTATTAAGGGGAATAAATATATTACGCCAAAATCCGATTCTATTTTACCATCCATTACCAACAAAAGCCTGATGGATCTGGCACGTGATATGGGTATGGAAGTTGAAGTAAGACCTGTGCCTGTTGAAGAGCTTGCCGAATTTGACGAAACAGGAGCTTGTGGAACTGCAGCAGTCATTTCTCCGATTTGTAAAATTGTGGATCACGTCACCGGTGATGTTTATCAGTATTGCAAAGATGGAAATGCAGGCCCTGTTTCCACCAAATTGTACAAAAGACTCCAGGGTATTCAGTTCGGTGATGAACCGGATGTATTTAACTGGAATTATGTGATTGAATAA
- the prfA gene encoding peptide chain release factor 1, producing the protein MLDKLEAINQRFIDLEKQMNDPAVMADMKVYIKLSKDYKELQPIIAAYKEYELVIKNIESSKEILYQEKDEEFRAMAKEELALLTETRDKMEEDIRLMLIPADPQDGKNAVVEIRAGSGGDEASIFAGDLYRMYTKYCETKGWKIELVDYTEGTVGGYKEIILNISGENVYGLMKYESGVHRVQRVPQTETQGRVHTSAASVVVLPEADEFDVDLKPSDIRKDTYCSSGPGGQSVNTTYSAVRLTHIPTGITVAIQDQKSQMKNFDKAMTILRTRLFEQEYQKYLDDISKKRKTMVSTGDRSAKIRTYNYPQSRITDHRINLTVYNLPIFMDGDIQDMIDALQLAENAERLKEAVG; encoded by the coding sequence ATGCTCGACAAACTTGAAGCCATAAATCAGCGCTTTATTGATCTTGAAAAACAGATGAACGACCCTGCGGTGATGGCCGATATGAAGGTTTACATCAAACTTAGCAAGGATTATAAAGAGTTGCAGCCCATTATCGCTGCCTATAAGGAATACGAATTGGTCATAAAGAATATTGAATCATCGAAAGAAATCCTTTATCAGGAAAAAGATGAAGAATTCAGAGCGATGGCCAAAGAAGAGCTTGCCTTGCTTACCGAAACCCGCGACAAAATGGAAGAAGACATCCGGCTGATGTTGATTCCAGCTGACCCGCAGGACGGGAAAAATGCTGTAGTTGAGATACGCGCAGGAAGCGGCGGCGATGAAGCAAGTATTTTTGCCGGCGACCTTTACCGTATGTATACCAAATACTGTGAAACCAAAGGCTGGAAAATTGAATTGGTTGATTATACCGAAGGTACAGTTGGCGGATATAAGGAAATTATCCTGAACATTTCGGGCGAAAATGTGTACGGCCTGATGAAATATGAATCAGGAGTGCATCGCGTTCAGCGTGTACCTCAGACTGAAACCCAGGGCCGCGTGCATACATCTGCAGCTTCGGTGGTGGTATTGCCTGAGGCCGATGAGTTTGATGTTGACCTTAAACCCAGCGATATCCGAAAAGACACATACTGCTCTTCAGGACCCGGCGGCCAATCTGTAAATACTACCTATTCTGCTGTCAGGCTAACTCACATTCCAACTGGCATTACTGTGGCTATTCAGGACCAGAAGTCGCAAATGAAGAATTTCGACAAAGCCATGACCATTCTCAGAACCCGCTTATTCGAACAGGAATATCAAAAATACCTTGATGATATTTCTAAAAAGCGAAAAACCATGGTGTCTACCGGCGACCGTTCGGCTAAAATTCGCACTTACAACTATCCGCAAAGTAGAATTACTGACCACCGTATCAATCTTACTGTTTACAACCTGCCCATTTTTATGGATGGCGATATTCAGGATATGATTGATGCACTTCAGCTTGCCGAAAACGCCGAACGACTCAAAGAAGCCGTAGGTTAA
- a CDS encoding OmpA family protein, protein MKIFRITLLFAIISTCIPNLTSAQSRRIAAADEAFSSFQYNIAVTRYKKAYSKTKSKPEKERISFQMGECYRMMNQTKKAEINYRRIIKGDFARRNPVVYLNYADVLKANEKYDLAKDYYLIYSENAPEDSRGPNGVKSCEMAAEWLKNPTKYTVTNVKKVNSKSDDFAATYADKFYNAIIFTSTREGSTGKGTDDWTGQNFSDLFLARQDRKEEWGEPTLADTEEKLNTAANEGAPAFNDKFSTLYFTRCGNADDAMSNCKIITIKRSGRGWGEAKVLELGSDSTVTNGHPAISSDELTLIFSSDRKGGQGGKDLWIATRKTANDDFSKPLNLGPEINTPGDEVFSFLRNDTTLYFASNGHPGLGGLDIFKSIKRNGIWTKPVNLEVPVNSSGDDFAMIFQPGEDQGFLSSNRKGGRGGDDIYSFINPPLLFTLQGTVKDDQTLQFVPQATVKLVGSDGSSVDAKTDPKGFYSFSKSQIKPNTTYDLTVIKDNYFNKKARETTVGLDKNKDFVIDFMLEPIPEKPVVLPDILYDLAKWDLKPQYQDSLQGLIKTLLENETVVVELAAHTDARDTEERNDILSQRRAESVVDYLIQRGIDPARLVAKGYGERMPRILVRDIRKDGFLFKAGTKLTESYIDSLKTVPEKEAAHALNRRTEFRVLSKDFVPKPKNQLLDKKVEIKLNPEENTVSLEAGRGNSLLIPCIINGFNVKVMYDNNDRGLIFSLPEALKLLQTGAITKNDFIGDANVILADGSISDKAVFRIKEIRIGQRSTTNVEAIVSHKLTEGVIMGESTILMLGRFKLDQNSKQLIFN, encoded by the coding sequence ATGAAAATATTCCGAATCACGCTGCTATTTGCCATTATTTCAACCTGTATCCCCAATCTTACCTCTGCTCAAAGCCGAAGGATTGCAGCAGCTGATGAAGCTTTCAGCAGCTTTCAATACAATATTGCTGTTACCCGGTACAAAAAAGCTTATTCAAAAACCAAAAGCAAACCCGAAAAAGAAAGAATCTCTTTTCAGATGGGCGAATGCTACCGGATGATGAATCAAACCAAAAAAGCAGAGATAAACTACAGGCGAATCATCAAAGGTGACTTTGCACGCCGTAATCCGGTTGTGTATCTGAACTATGCTGATGTTTTAAAAGCCAATGAGAAATATGACCTTGCAAAAGATTACTATCTGATTTACAGTGAAAATGCACCGGAAGATTCACGTGGCCCCAACGGAGTAAAATCATGCGAAATGGCCGCCGAATGGTTGAAAAATCCAACCAAATATACCGTTACCAATGTCAAAAAAGTCAACTCGAAAAGCGATGACTTTGCGGCTACTTACGCTGATAAATTTTACAATGCCATCATCTTCACCTCCACCCGTGAAGGCAGCACCGGAAAAGGAACAGACGACTGGACCGGACAGAATTTCAGTGATTTATTCCTTGCCCGCCAGGATCGTAAAGAAGAATGGGGCGAACCTACGCTTGCTGACACGGAAGAAAAACTTAATACTGCGGCCAACGAAGGTGCACCTGCTTTTAATGACAAATTCTCTACTTTGTACTTTACCCGCTGCGGCAATGCTGACGATGCCATGTCCAATTGCAAAATCATTACAATCAAACGTTCAGGCAGGGGTTGGGGCGAAGCCAAAGTTCTTGAACTTGGTTCCGACAGTACTGTTACGAATGGTCATCCGGCTATCAGCAGCGATGAACTCACCCTCATTTTTTCGAGCGACCGCAAAGGCGGACAAGGAGGTAAGGATTTATGGATTGCTACCCGTAAAACAGCCAATGATGATTTTTCAAAACCGCTCAACCTTGGCCCCGAAATTAACACTCCGGGCGATGAAGTATTCTCCTTTCTCAGAAATGACACGACTCTTTATTTTGCTTCAAACGGACATCCGGGGCTTGGCGGTCTTGACATTTTTAAGAGCATCAAACGAAACGGAATATGGACAAAACCTGTAAACCTTGAAGTGCCTGTTAATTCAAGCGGCGATGACTTTGCTATGATTTTCCAGCCGGGTGAAGACCAGGGATTTCTTTCCTCAAACCGCAAAGGTGGAAGAGGTGGCGACGATATTTACTCCTTCATCAACCCTCCGCTCTTGTTTACACTTCAGGGAACTGTTAAGGATGATCAAACATTGCAATTTGTGCCCCAGGCAACTGTTAAGCTCGTTGGGTCAGATGGATCTTCTGTGGATGCAAAAACCGACCCCAAAGGGTTTTATTCATTCAGCAAATCACAAATTAAACCCAATACAACTTACGATCTGACTGTTATAAAGGACAATTATTTTAATAAAAAAGCCCGCGAAACAACGGTTGGTCTCGATAAAAACAAAGATTTTGTGATTGATTTCATGCTGGAACCTATTCCTGAAAAACCAGTTGTACTGCCTGATATCCTCTACGACCTGGCAAAATGGGATTTAAAACCTCAATATCAGGACTCATTGCAGGGTCTGATAAAAACGCTGCTTGAGAATGAAACTGTTGTGGTTGAACTTGCGGCTCACACTGACGCCCGTGATACTGAAGAGCGCAACGACATCCTTTCTCAGCGAAGAGCCGAATCGGTGGTTGATTACCTGATACAACGCGGAATTGACCCTGCACGACTTGTTGCCAAAGGGTATGGCGAAAGAATGCCCCGGATACTTGTACGCGATATAAGAAAAGACGGATTCCTGTTTAAAGCCGGCACCAAACTCACTGAATCGTATATTGATTCGCTGAAGACTGTGCCCGAAAAAGAAGCAGCTCATGCACTCAACAGACGAACAGAGTTCAGGGTTCTGAGTAAAGACTTTGTGCCCAAGCCTAAAAATCAACTTCTTGATAAAAAAGTTGAAATAAAACTTAACCCAGAGGAAAACACAGTGTCACTCGAAGCCGGCCGAGGCAATTCATTACTTATACCGTGCATCATCAACGGCTTTAATGTCAAAGTAATGTATGACAACAACGACCGTGGCCTGATATTTTCACTTCCGGAGGCGCTTAAACTGCTGCAAACAGGAGCCATTACCAAAAACGATTTCATTGGCGACGCCAACGTAATACTTGCCGATGGAAGTATTTCTGACAAGGCTGTTTTCAGAATCAAGGAAATAAGAATCGGGCAACGCTCAACCACCAATGTAGAAGCCATTGTTTCGCATAAGCTTACCGAAGGTGTTATCATGGGCGAAAGCACCATTCTGATGCTGGGCAGGTTCAAGCTTGATCAAAACAGCAAACAACTGATTTTTAATTAA
- a CDS encoding twin-arginine translocase TatA/TatE family subunit translates to MTEAQLLFLDISGGELLIIFIAAFLIFGPKKMPEIARKLGRTMNELKKASNDITKEFREETNSIKNELLSARESIRRETTIIEKDLNTTISKVENNLSTKPLDDTLSALKDPYGLDKMPDESSGKQPGTE, encoded by the coding sequence ATGACAGAAGCCCAATTATTATTTCTTGATATCAGCGGAGGCGAACTTCTGATCATATTTATTGCAGCCTTTCTTATTTTTGGCCCGAAGAAAATGCCGGAAATTGCCAGAAAATTAGGGCGCACAATGAATGAACTGAAAAAAGCATCCAACGATATAACAAAAGAGTTCAGAGAAGAAACCAATTCGATTAAAAATGAATTATTATCTGCTCGTGAATCTATTCGCCGGGAAACAACGATTATTGAAAAAGACCTGAATACAACCATAAGTAAAGTTGAAAACAACCTTTCAACCAAACCTTTGGACGATACTTTATCAGCCCTGAAAGACCCTTATGGACTTGACAAAATGCCAGATGAAAGCTCCGGCAAACAACCAGGTACTGAATAA
- a CDS encoding LemA family protein — protein sequence MKKSLIAILAVAGIILILFMWGSSRYNSLVTKEESVTAAWSQVENVYQRRADLIPNLVNTVKGYADFEKSTLTAVIEARSKATSVTIDPTNLNEANIQQFQKAQDGLGSALSRLMVVIERYPDLKANQNFMDLQAQLEGTENRITVERRNFNQAAQDYNTQIRRFPSNIFAGIFGFDKKAYFEASEGAEKAPEVQF from the coding sequence ATGAAAAAATCACTGATTGCAATACTTGCCGTTGCCGGAATCATCCTTATTCTGTTTATGTGGGGCAGCAGCCGCTACAACAGCCTTGTTACCAAGGAAGAAAGTGTAACTGCCGCCTGGTCGCAGGTTGAAAATGTTTACCAGCGCCGCGCCGATTTGATTCCCAATCTTGTTAACACTGTAAAAGGCTATGCTGACTTTGAAAAAAGCACGCTTACTGCCGTGATTGAAGCCCGCTCAAAAGCTACCAGTGTTACCATTGATCCAACCAATCTGAATGAAGCCAATATCCAGCAATTCCAAAAAGCACAGGATGGCCTGGGCTCAGCATTGTCGCGCCTGATGGTGGTAATTGAGCGCTATCCCGACTTAAAAGCCAACCAAAACTTTATGGATTTGCAGGCTCAGCTCGAAGGAACCGAGAACCGCATTACGGTTGAACGCCGTAACTTCAACCAGGCAGCTCAGGATTACAACACTCAAATCAGGCGCTTCCCAAGCAACATCTTTGCAGGAATATTCGGATTTGACAAAAAAGCCTATTTTGAAGCCTCTGAAGGCGCTGAAAAAGCTCCTGAAGTCCAGTTCTAA
- the pyrF gene encoding orotidine-5'-phosphate decarboxylase: MNREQLIALIKRKGSFLCVGLDSEIEKIPTHLLDTDDPVFEFNKCIIDATIDFAVAYKPNLAFYESRGLAGLTSLHKTMDYLEKFKDSCFSIADAKRGDIGNTSTQYAKAFFDKKSSGFDFDAVTVAPYMGEDSVSPFLKFENKWVVLLGLTSNKGAFDFQFTEDTRGDKLFSSVLKKAQNWGTASNLMFVVGATRAEMLADIRQIAPEHFLLVPGVGAQGGSLQEVAKYGMNADCGILVNASRSIIFASKDKDFAAKAAAEAQAMQSEMKKLLLEKGII; encoded by the coding sequence ATGAACCGCGAGCAACTTATTGCATTAATCAAAAGAAAAGGATCCTTTCTTTGTGTAGGCCTTGACAGTGAAATTGAAAAAATTCCCACTCACCTGCTTGACACGGATGACCCCGTATTTGAGTTTAACAAATGCATTATTGATGCAACCATTGACTTTGCGGTAGCTTATAAACCGAATCTGGCTTTCTACGAGTCACGTGGACTTGCCGGATTGACCAGCCTTCATAAAACCATGGATTATCTGGAGAAATTCAAAGACTCCTGCTTTTCCATTGCTGATGCCAAAAGAGGAGATATAGGCAATACTTCCACCCAGTACGCCAAAGCATTCTTCGATAAAAAGTCATCAGGATTTGATTTTGACGCAGTTACGGTAGCCCCGTACATGGGCGAAGACTCCGTGAGCCCGTTTCTGAAATTCGAAAACAAATGGGTTGTCCTGCTGGGATTAACTTCCAACAAAGGAGCTTTTGACTTTCAGTTTACAGAAGACACCAGGGGAGATAAACTTTTTTCCAGTGTATTGAAAAAAGCACAAAATTGGGGTACTGCCAGTAATCTGATGTTTGTAGTTGGTGCAACACGCGCCGAAATGCTGGCCGATATCAGACAAATTGCGCCTGAACACTTTCTGCTTGTTCCCGGTGTTGGAGCCCAGGGCGGAAGCTTGCAGGAAGTCGCAAAATACGGAATGAATGCCGATTGCGGAATCTTAGTTAACGCATCCCGAAGTATCATCTTTGCTTCGAAAGACAAGGATTTTGCAGCCAAAGCAGCCGCTGAAGCGCAGGCCATGCAGAGTGAGATGAAAAAACTGCTTCTTGAAAAAGGGATTATCTGA
- a CDS encoding HAMP domain-containing histidine kinase, with protein sequence MSQPITYFAPAGRKGPEEIVKDYAFVTSNQLTVSILDGIPTLALLLNHERQIVFSNKAFLDYFQLKDNMAVIGLRPGEAAGCPFVKDGPDGCGTSKNCKVCGGVKAILNCLNNGQDTQEVTINNELNQPLHFSVTTKILNIEHREFLLFSLVDISSEKKKAILERLFYHDILNTAHNINSMAELLSSEDLQDNRHEYLGFLMKSTSAMIDEINTHRIISNGNHLEYISQPVPVDSLSLFNELKTEFESGAPGVQIIALDNRSESFTFNADKVLLKRVVTNMVKNALEAEQGAGIVTLGFMSLQDRGTMIWVHNASFMSEEVQMQVFNRSFSTKGNDRGLGTYSMKMLTEKFMKGKISFTSSPTNGTTFIIEIPAQI encoded by the coding sequence ATGAGCCAACCAATAACCTATTTCGCACCTGCAGGTCGCAAAGGGCCTGAAGAAATTGTTAAGGATTACGCGTTTGTAACATCTAACCAATTAACGGTTTCTATTCTGGATGGCATTCCCACGCTGGCTCTTTTACTAAACCATGAGCGTCAGATAGTATTCAGCAACAAAGCTTTTCTCGATTATTTTCAGCTTAAAGACAATATGGCTGTAATTGGGCTGCGTCCGGGAGAAGCTGCAGGATGCCCCTTTGTTAAAGACGGGCCTGATGGTTGCGGCACTTCAAAAAACTGCAAAGTTTGCGGAGGTGTAAAAGCCATTCTCAACTGCCTGAATAATGGCCAAGACACACAGGAAGTAACCATCAATAACGAGCTGAATCAACCACTGCATTTCAGTGTAACTACCAAAATACTGAACATTGAACACCGTGAATTTCTGCTGTTCAGCCTGGTTGATATCAGTTCCGAAAAGAAAAAAGCAATACTTGAACGGTTATTCTATCATGACATTCTGAACACTGCGCACAACATCAACAGTATGGCCGAATTGCTATCCTCTGAAGACCTGCAGGATAACCGGCATGAATATCTTGGCTTTCTGATGAAATCGACAAGCGCAATGATTGACGAAATTAATACACATCGCATCATTTCCAACGGAAATCATCTGGAGTATATCAGTCAACCAGTGCCGGTTGATTCGTTATCATTATTCAATGAACTGAAGACTGAATTTGAATCAGGAGCACCCGGTGTTCAAATAATTGCGCTTGATAACCGGAGTGAAAGTTTTACTTTCAACGCTGACAAGGTACTGCTGAAAAGAGTTGTTACCAATATGGTTAAAAATGCATTGGAAGCCGAACAGGGAGCTGGCATCGTTACTTTAGGCTTTATGTCATTGCAGGACAGAGGAACCATGATTTGGGTTCATAATGCTTCCTTTATGAGTGAAGAGGTACAAATGCAGGTATTTAACCGTTCGTTTTCAACCAAAGGCAATGACCGCGGATTGGGCACTTACAGCATGAAAATGCTCACTGAAAAGTTTATGAAGGGCAAAATCTCCTTTACAAGCTCACCCACCAACGGCACCACATTTATCATCGAAATTCCCGCACAAATATAG
- a CDS encoding phosphoribosylformylglycinamidine cyclo-ligase yields the protein MSQESRYIRRGVSAGKEDVHQAISNIDKGLYPKAFCKIIPDLLGNDPEWCNIMHADGAGTKSSLAYLYWKETGDLSVWKGIAQDAVVMNTDDLLCVGVTNNILLSSTIGRNKNLIPGEIISAIINGTEEFLEEMRSYGIGIHSTGGETADVGDLVRTIIVDSTVTARIKRSEVISNHRIQSGDVIVGLASSGQATYEKSYNGGMGSNGLTSARHDVFSKKYATKYPESFDPSIPIDLVYSGELSLTEASPVEGVDYGKLVLSPTRTYAPVVKKVLDTCRGQIHGMVHCSGGAQTKILHFVDNLHIIKDNFFEIPPLFKIIQEQSKTSWAEMYKVFNMGHRLEFYIPEKNAAEIITISESFGIPAKIIGRCEASATKRLTIRTQDNEFSY from the coding sequence ATGTCACAGGAATCACGATACATCCGCAGGGGTGTTTCTGCAGGAAAAGAAGACGTTCACCAGGCCATCAGCAACATTGACAAAGGGCTATATCCCAAAGCTTTTTGTAAAATTATTCCTGATTTACTGGGCAATGACCCTGAATGGTGCAACATCATGCATGCTGATGGCGCTGGAACCAAATCCTCTCTGGCCTACCTTTACTGGAAAGAAACCGGCGATTTGAGCGTTTGGAAAGGCATTGCGCAGGATGCAGTAGTAATGAACACCGACGACCTGTTATGTGTGGGAGTTACCAACAATATTCTTCTTTCCTCCACCATTGGCAGAAACAAAAACCTGATTCCCGGTGAAATAATTTCAGCAATCATCAACGGAACAGAAGAATTTCTTGAAGAGATGCGTTCTTATGGCATAGGAATACACTCAACCGGCGGCGAAACCGCAGATGTAGGTGATTTGGTGCGGACCATTATTGTTGATTCAACCGTAACTGCCCGCATCAAACGAAGTGAGGTAATCTCAAACCATCGCATACAATCGGGTGATGTAATTGTCGGATTGGCTTCATCTGGCCAGGCGACATATGAAAAATCATACAACGGCGGAATGGGCAGCAATGGACTTACTTCGGCCAGGCACGATGTGTTCTCAAAAAAATATGCAACAAAATATCCTGAATCATTCGACCCTTCCATTCCAATTGATTTGGTGTACAGCGGTGAACTAAGCCTCACCGAAGCCAGTCCTGTTGAGGGAGTTGACTATGGCAAACTCGTGCTCTCCCCTACCCGCACATATGCTCCGGTAGTTAAAAAGGTACTCGACACATGCCGCGGACAGATTCATGGAATGGTACACTGCTCAGGAGGTGCCCAAACCAAAATCCTTCATTTTGTAGACAATCTGCACATCATAAAGGACAACTTTTTTGAAATCCCTCCCCTTTTCAAGATAATTCAGGAACAATCGAAAACATCATGGGCCGAAATGTACAAAGTTTTTAACATGGGACATCGCCTGGAATTCTATATTCCTGAAAAAAATGCAGCTGAAATTATCACAATTTCTGAAAGTTTTGGAATACCAGCCAAAATTATCGGTCGTTGTGAAGCTTCTGCAACAAAACGACTGACTATCCGCACCCAGGATAACGAGTTTTCATATTAG